The region TGAATCAACGTCGCAGAGCCAGAAGCTCCGCGATGCGGTCGACTCATTGCCCCCTCTTTATCGTGAAGTACTTCTTCTAAGACATAGAGATGAGCTAAGTTACGAAGAGATCGTAGAAACCACAGGGCTTGTCCTTGGTACGGTTAAGGCGCGGCTGCACCGCGCGAGAAATATTCTTAAACAACGTTTAGATGAGGTGAAACATTTATGAACAGTTCTCCGTCTTCAAAGGTGATGGAATGCTCTGAAGTTAAGGAAAGGCTCCAGCGCAAGTTAGACGGCGACGAGCTTCCTGAGAATACTAAAAAAAGTATCCAAAAACATCTTACGGCATGCAAGGCATGCAGCGCCTGGTTCGTAGAGATTCAGGCTATGCTCTTAGAGATTCAATCCATGCCAGAACCAAAGCCATCGGCCATTTTCCAGGCCAGGCTCATGAACTCGCTAGGTTTAACCCAGTTTCCTTTGTGGCTTCGCTGGATAACGGGTGTTGCTGTATCGGTCGTTTCTTTCTGGTTCGTTCTTTTGTCACTGGCAGGAGAAGGGATTTCATCGTCCTCAAGCTTTCCTATACTTCCAAAACTGTGGCGTTTTTTTGCAGGTTTGTTCTCACTCCGATCAGGAGTAATGAGTATGTTTGATGATATGCTTTATCTTGCAGTTATACCTCTTGGAGCATTTGCATTGATCGTTTTATTGGGTATTATTGCCTTAAGGAAATCTCAAAGGCACGGTTCGTCCGAAGCAGGAAGTTTTTAGTATCTACATGGAGGTCAGATGCATCCTTTCGCGTCTTTATTCTGCGTACTGACAATAGTATCCGAACCCCCGAGCGTGAGTATAGAAATCAATCCCGGAGAAGACAGTCCTTATATCTCGGGACCGTTTGTTTTACCAAAAGATTCAACTTACGAACGCGATATAACCCTTAAGGGCGACGCCACCATAGATGGATATCTCAAAGGAGAAATCGCTTTAAGGGACGGGATGCTTACGATTAACGGAGCGGTAAGTCGTGATGTAGTTATCATCAGAGGCAGTTTTCTTGTTTCAGGTGAAGTAGAGGGGAGTCTGGTTGCACTTGGGTCAGATGGCGTTATCAAAGGGCATGTAAATGAGGATGTTGTTGCCCTTG is a window of bacterium DNA encoding:
- a CDS encoding polymer-forming cytoskeletal protein yields the protein MHPFASLFCVLTIVSEPPSVSIEINPGEDSPYISGPFVLPKDSTYERDITLKGDATIDGYLKGEIALRDGMLTINGAVSRDVVIIRGSFLVSGEVEGSLVALGSDGVIKGHVNEDVVALGGMIQLDSTAVVDGDLVVILGSMVRDSNAVVKGDIEKIEAGPFTRWLRGLLNRFIGSEGVRLQ